Proteins from one Bacteroidota bacterium genomic window:
- a CDS encoding DUF3098 domain-containing protein, whose product MVQNKKTKQNMKSQQKQKFISDKKTQNKDTTVFPLTKENYILMGIGFLIIIIGYILMAGKEDIFSFVKMNLSVIFVVFGFVFMIYAILKNPKKTTNKNEN is encoded by the coding sequence ATGGTACAAAATAAAAAAACAAAACAAAATATGAAATCACAACAGAAGCAAAAATTCATATCTGATAAAAAAACTCAAAATAAAGATACAACTGTTTTTCCATTAACGAAAGAGAATTATATTTTAATGGGAATAGGGTTTTTAATTATTATAATAGGATACATTTTAATGGCAGGGAAAGAAGATATTTTTAGTTTTGTAAAAATGAATCTATCTGTAATTTTTGTGGTTTTCGGATTTGTATTTATGATATATGCAATATTAAAGAATCCGAAAAAAACAACTAACAAAAATGAAAATTAA
- a CDS encoding permease-like cell division protein FtsX produces the protein MTKKRKVKRKRGSYFSPLLSITLVLFLIGLFAILILYADQLKSYLKENVQVNVIFDDDSKEADIFHLQKMMEVEPSVIKTNYVDKEEAKKIMTEELGEDVDAVLGFNPFPSSLEIYFIADYANVDSIENFKKELDEFAFIKEISYQKVILENIDSNVRIIGMILLAFMSIFLLIAIILINNTIRLTLYSKRFLIKSMQLVGATQAFIRKPFIVRAVSFGLIGGVLANGLVVFLFYMSNSKIPYKIVSDTETNLLVALTIIIFGGLITGVSSYYSVRKYLRLKLDELY, from the coding sequence ATGACAAAAAAACGAAAAGTAAAAAGAAAGCGAGGTTCATATTTTTCACCTCTATTAAGCATCACTTTAGTGCTTTTTTTAATAGGATTGTTTGCAATTTTAATTCTTTATGCTGATCAGCTAAAATCTTATTTGAAGGAAAATGTTCAGGTAAATGTTATTTTTGATGATGATTCAAAAGAAGCTGATATTTTTCATTTGCAAAAAATGATGGAAGTTGAGCCTAGTGTAATAAAAACCAATTACGTAGATAAAGAAGAAGCAAAAAAAATAATGACAGAAGAACTCGGTGAGGATGTTGATGCGGTTTTAGGTTTTAATCCATTTCCTTCTTCTTTAGAAATTTATTTTATAGCCGATTATGCAAATGTTGACAGTATTGAAAATTTCAAAAAGGAACTTGATGAATTTGCTTTTATAAAAGAAATTTCATATCAAAAAGTAATTCTTGAAAATATTGATAGTAATGTGCGGATAATAGGAATGATATTGCTTGCTTTTATGTCAATATTTTTGTTGATAGCAATAATATTGATAAACAACACAATAAGACTAACATTGTATTCCAAAAGATTTTTAATAAAAAGCATGCAACTTGTTGGTGCTACTCAAGCTTTTATTCGTAAACCTTTTATTGTAAGGGCAGTGTCCTTTGGTTTGATTGGTGGTGTGCTGGCAAATGGATTAGTTGTTTTCTTATTTTATATGTCAAATTCAAAAATTCCTTATAAGATTGTAAGTGATACGGAAACAAATTTATTAGTTGCATTGACAATAATTATTTTTGGCGGATTAATAACAGGTGTTAGTAGTTATTACTCAGTGCGAAAGTATTTACGATTGAAACTTGATGAACTATATTAA
- a CDS encoding type III pantothenate kinase, with the protein MNLILDFGNTMKKVALFENKELIDKKEFLNDKNNELLNFIKNTDFKQSIISSVISTPDEIINVVKQKTSKTIILDSNTKIPINLNYNTPKTLGKDRIALAVGGYCKFPQQNVLIIDIGSCITYDFIDKNGNYQGGAISPGPKLRYKSLSDYTDRLPLLEYQDNKIQITGKSTSASMHSGIKNGILFELDGFINDFKNSYKDMKTVICGGYSKYLHNLLKNPTFAELNLLLYGLNEILFFNE; encoded by the coding sequence ATGAATCTGATTTTAGATTTTGGAAATACAATGAAAAAAGTGGCTCTTTTTGAAAATAAAGAGTTAATTGATAAAAAAGAGTTCTTAAATGACAAGAATAATGAATTACTCAATTTTATTAAAAACACTGACTTTAAACAATCCATAATTTCATCTGTCATTTCTACTCCTGATGAAATTATTAATGTTGTTAAACAAAAAACATCAAAAACAATTATTCTTGATAGCAATACAAAAATCCCCATAAATTTAAATTATAACACACCCAAAACATTAGGCAAAGACAGAATAGCTCTTGCTGTTGGAGGATATTGCAAATTCCCACAACAAAATGTGTTAATTATTGATATTGGCAGTTGTATTACTTATGATTTTATAGATAAAAACGGAAATTATCAAGGAGGAGCAATTTCTCCCGGTCCAAAATTAAGATACAAATCATTATCCGACTATACAGATAGACTGCCACTACTTGAATATCAGGACAATAAAATCCAAATCACAGGCAAATCAACATCAGCATCCATGCATTCGGGAATTAAAAATGGCATTCTATTTGAGTTAGATGGATTTATTAATGATTTTAAAAACTCATATAAAGATATGAAAACAGTCATTTGTGGAGGATATTCAAAATATTTGCATAACTTATTAAAAAACCCCACTTTTGCGGAATTAAATTTATTGTTGTACGGACTGAATGAAATACTTTTTTTTAATGAATAG